In the genome of Populus trichocarpa isolate Nisqually-1 chromosome 10, P.trichocarpa_v4.1, whole genome shotgun sequence, the window tattttcagataaaaaatattatttaaaaagaaaagtgtaaAATATCCTGGTGGTCAGAACCCACTTTACCTTacactttaaatttaaatttatttatttttatatttttaaatttgtttttttacgtTTTTAGATAGTTTGGAATTTGGATAGattacttataaaaataaattaaaaaaaaatatattttttaaaaaaaccgacaatGCCACACGTACTCTTTATAAATCGCCTAGTATCATCCACCACCATCCAACCCTTGTCCTTTATTGTTCTCAATTGAAGCCCAACTCTTTTGTCTTCTTTCTCTTTGCAAGTAAAGTTCCAATCTTTCTTTTACAGTTCAATCACCTTTGTATTAGCTAATGTTcgtttttgtgtttcttgatccgggtttttctttgttttgggtttaatgcaggatttattgaaaaaatggCCACTAAGAAGAGTGTTAGCAGTTTAAAGGAAACAGATTTGAAGGGAAAGAGAGTGTTTGTGAGGGTAGATCTGAATGTTCCTTTGGATGATAACTTTAATATTACTGATGATACTAGGATCCGTGCTGCTGTACCCACTATCAAGTACTTGATGGATCATGGTGCCAGAGTTATTCTATGCTCTCACTTGGTATATGCTTGACGACTCCCTGATTTTCACAGTTTAaagatttaacattttttttgggttgaaatatgtttttgattgtGCTATTTGGATTACAGATTTggatttttatgcagattcatatgatgtttgatttgttgctgtttgtgttttttttggtattttttgtttgtttgtttgttgaggTCTTTGTTTTTGGTGGATGCTTAGGCAGAACTAGAATTGCATGGCATGTTTATTTGCAGATTTAtctgggttttgatttttgagacATGGCTTCTGTTTTTCCGATTTAGAATACTTATTTGCATGTAAGCAGATTTGTCTTTCGCTCTATGTTCTGCCATTGTTTTAGCTGATAGATTTTTTTAGTTctctttcaattgttttctgCTAGCTTTTCAGTTGTTTTGATATACACTAGAAGTTTTGTTGCCTGAATTTATGTTCTCCAAGGCGGAgtaccatttatttttcttgtccaGGATGTTTGATTAGACAATCATTTTTCACCTTTCTGGATTAGCTTGTCTTTCTTGGTTCTTTAACTACCTCTGTTCTACCCAAGATGAatttagtaaaaattattttcttaattcttttgttGGAGCTGTTGTTAGGTGAATAAGGAGATTGTAGCTTTGATAATTGATTCCTCAAGAAAGTCTTATTATGACATTTTTCACTTGCAGTTCTGGCAGCCCATTGTCATTGACTGTGGATGGTTTTCAATCCATTGTTTGAGCTACTCGTCTAAAATCATGTAACACGATTGGATGTAACTCACTAGCTTTTACAAAACTATGGAGTCGAACGTTTTTGGAGTGTTCTTGACATCCCATATCCAAGgccacacacacaaaaaaaaaaaaaaaaaaaaacataaacaataccttaaattgtttttccaatgcaAGCATACttcattttttccctttctttcctgGTTTTGATGATGTTATTACAATCCCAAATAATTTGAACTTATGTAACAAATCTCAATAATGAACTGCTTTCATGAGAATGCTACAGTGATGCTCTAAAATGATGAAAATCTCAtgtattcttttctttgttccAACCTCATTTCCtgtttgtaattaaatttgCTTTGGTACCACTCTTTGCATGTTTTAACTGATATAAACATTGGAGTAATTAGCATGATTGGATTTTGCACTAGACTTTGTCAAATGGTCATTCATAtactcctttttttattatggtttcCAGGGACGCCCAAAGGGTGTTACACCTAAATACAGCTTGAAGCCTCTTGTACCAAGGCTATCCGAACTTCTTGGTGTTGAGGTTAAGATAGCAAATGATTGTATTGGCGAGGAAGTTGAGAAATTGGTGGCTGAGATTCCGGGAGGAGGTGTTTTGCTTCTTGAAAATGTAAGGTTCCACAAGGAGGAAGAGAAGAATGACCCTGAATTTGCAAAGAAGCTTGCTTCTCTAGCAGAAGTCTATGTGAATGATGCATTTGGCACTGCTCACAGAGCCCATGCTTCCACTGAGGGAGTGGCTAAATACTTGAAGCCCGCTGTTGCTGGTTTCCTTATGCAGAAGGTATGGTGGTTACATCTTTATCTTCTTTAAAGTGCTCTTCCCCAAGAAATTTATATCTTTTGAAAATACGTGTGTAAGGAGAAAATGCATTATCTTTggattgataattaaaaaagatgcgCAATGTAAATCCATTTTCTGTTTGATCCaatttaacttgttaaattcatgGCTGCACACTTGACCATCTTGTGCATTTATAACCTGTTGTTTGCTCTGGTTTTAGGAACTTGACTATCTTGTTGGAGCTGTGGCAAATCCCAAGAAGCCATTTGCTGCAATTGTTGGTGGCTCAAAGGTATCATCCAAGATTGGAGTGATTGAATCCCTCTTAGAGAAGGTTGACTTCCTCTTCTTGGGTGGAGGAATGATCTTTACTTTTTACAAAGCCCAAGGGTACTCAGTTGGGTCATCCCTTGTGGAGGAAGACAAGCTTGATCTTGCAACTTCACTTATTGAGAAGGCCAAGGTCAAGGGGGTAAAACTACTGCTGCCTACCGATGTGGTTGTTGCTGACAAGTTTGCTCCAGATGCCAACAGCAAGGTTTGCATCATTGTCCGTTTAAATTATGTGCATTCCCTGGAATATGTGCATGTAAACCTGTGAGTTGCTCTTTTGAGTTACCCGGAGcagttttttttagtagtgGGATTCACAAGATCATACTTGCATGCACACAGAGGATCGGAATGTAACGTAGACCAATTTTGTTCAGATTGTTTAGTGCAATTTTCTTGCAGGTGGTACCAGCTTCTGAGATAGCAGATGGTTGGATGGGTTTGGATATAGGACCTGATTCTATCAAGACATTCAGTGAGGCATTGGATACAACCAAAACCATTATTTGGAATGGACCAATGGGTGTGTTTGAGTTCGAGAAGTTTGCAGCAGGAACTGAGGTATCTTATATTTACCTAGATAATACGAGGTTCAACCACAGGCATTTTAGCATTGTAATCGagctttgtttttcctttttcaggcAATCGCCTGGAAGCTTGCTGAGCTCAGTGGCAAGGGAGTGACTACCATCATTGGAGGAGGTGACTCTGTTGCTGCTGTGGAGAAGGTTGGGCTCGCTGATAAGATGAGCCACATCTCAACAGGAGGTGGTGCCAGCTTAGAGCTTCTTGAGGGGAAACCGCTGCCTGGAGTCCTGGCTCTTGACGACGCCTAAGctggatttttcttttagtgCTGGTATATGTTTGGTTTTGCTACCGGAGTGGGCTAAATGATAGAGCTGATCTTATGGAGGCTGTAGAGTGACCGAATAAATGCTCTTCCAAGTATATTCAACTATGCAATGGTTTCAGAATTCAGATCGGATCCGTTTTGGAACATTGTTTTTGATGATCCAATTATGTGAATTTTCTCTCCCAAGGAAATCTTATTTCAATCTGAAATCTTAATGCTGATTCCAATGTTGAATCCAAATTGGACTAAGCTGGACTAAGAGGAAGGGAAATATTAAATCGTTTCCGGTTTCCTTTATTTCCAGAGTGAGAACAAGAGAGAAGAGAGCGAAGTTTGGTCTTGAAAATGCTTGGTATAAACTACACCGTGGTGTGATTTCTTGAGCGTAGCAGGATTCGGAACTCTTATTCCTCTCCTATTTCTTGGCACTGAAGATCCCTCGAAAGGAACCCAGAAATAAAAGTAGAAGCACAGAGAGTGAGAAATAGAATAAAACCTgggagattatttttttttaataatgattcCATCCAACACTTATAATCCAACCCTAGAACTACAAGATTTATTCCAACACTTGTGAAGTGACTCATCACTCACTCTTAACAAGGAAATTACTCCATTATCCGGATTATCAATTGCTGTTGTTTAATGGAAAGTtcatttggtttggtttcaatCTTTGTTAAGAAAATTGAAGTGGCTAACAAACCCTCGCTAGCTAGGGCATTGTGATCATCAGCCCTAAGTCAAGACACAGCAGAGAGAACGATTTGGAATACAAATGcagtttcttttttcataaaacaggGTAACCATCAACCACGACAGCTTCCATGATATGTTGCGGCAAAACCTAGGTGACAATTgccaattcttgttttttttacaacttgCGAATCCATTGCTACACCTTGTCTCCTCGAGTGtgcccaataaaaaataaaagaagtctTGATATTTGTCTGCATGATCCTTGCTTTGGTAATatcaaatcatattaattataaaaaactctaaaatggTGTGATCTGTGCACGTATCACCATTGTTTGATGTGATTGATCAAGTATAATTCATACTTGAAATGTAGATGTATGCttgaaaaattacattaaaagttaaatttataattttttttatctttttattttaaatattttaattatattattgattattatgttatatatatttttattatttgatataattaatgcAACACCTAATTCACTTTTCTTCaagtgttattattgttttaattttaaaataacaaatcaacttaatattaaatgataaaattaaaaaaaaacagaaaaatccaAGTCAATCGTATTAAAGAAAAACCCGCGAcctgaattataaaaataaaataatctcgtaaaaaattaattataaaggtcaatcctaaaatttaatatttgagaaaTGAAGTTAAAGttggaattaaattaaaataaaaaattaaactgaaaaaaaaaatcattgcttCAATTAACGGTAGGGAACCCTCttttaatttaggttaattAATAGTTAATAATTCTGTAGACAAACTTCAATTTTACTTGACTTGTGCCTTGCTTGTTCATTGGAAAGTTCACCTTGTTAGGATTGTTGTCATTAATGTGCAGCAATCATCAATGGACGGCACCGTCCATTGACAAATGCAGCAGCTGGAGCTGGAGCTGGAGTTGCACCAACCATGTGCAAACTACCATTGTCAAAGAAGGCTGCTggtgcagccaccattgttgaagataAGCTGGAGTTGGtggccaccattgttgacaaaagagcaagaggagctgccatggatgcctataaatagaggcatacatTAGAGAGCAAAAGGAGAGAGTTAAGAGAAGAAAagtagagccaaagatgtgagagatgtaggagagagtgggctgccaaggcagccagcagtagctgccattgcagcactaagaagagagaaatagagtgaggttgagagttgctaAAGAGAggatgattcctcctcctctattgttgtaaatcttgttctctccctatataatcaaatggcttctcccgtggatgtaggcggtttgccgaaccacgttaaatattgtgtcagtgtgcttagcatccaatgggcaaatatcagaacatcaccggtcggaattccctacacACCTCACGACTCAACTAAAAAATGATGAcaccataacaaaaataatctcTTTCCCAGACAAATAAAGAGAGACAAATCCAGCAACCTAACTATGTCTTTTTTACGCACACTAATTCCTAGAAACTTGAGGTAGATCTATTGATCAGATACGTAATTAACAAATATTCTAGCACGGTGCATGCTTTTGTTGCTGGTTAGTGAGCGTTCTGTCCGTTTTTGAGCATCTTGAAAATGATTGAGCCTGTAGAAAGCAAGGGCTATTTTGTGAGGCTGCTGACTTTGTTTCACTTAATTTGTTTGATCAATTTCTCGAGTGTCGAGGCTAGAACTCGTCACCACAAATGGGAGGTCAAGTATGAATACAAGTCCCCAGATTGCTATAAGAAGCTGATTATCACCATAAATGGGAGATCTCCAGGACCAACAATTTTTGCACAGCAAGGTGATACTGTTGTTGTTGAGCTAAAAAATAGTTTGTGGACAGAAAATGTTGCTGTTCACTGGCATGGAATCAGACAGGTATCATGAGGTTTTCGTCTTCATATCTTCAACTATCCTACATATGCTAAAACCTTCTGTTGTGCGTACTCCTTTCTGACCACAGCTCGGAACGCCTTGGAGTGATGGAACAGAAGGGGTTACCCAGTGTCCGATTTTACCTGGAGAAACCTTTATTTACAAATTTGTTGTAGACAGGGTAAGTCCTCTAGTTCTAATCCAATGCTTTTCTTGTAATATCACAAGACATTCATTTTATACTCTTGTTACCAACGATAGCTTTCGTGCAATACGAATATGATTCCAGGTCTCAGGTTATGTGGTTTTCAAcagtttttttgctatttttgtagAGCATAGTATAATTAGCTCAACATCCTTTTGCAGGCTGGGACATACCTGTATCATGGGCATTATGGAATGCAAAGAGCAGCTGGATTATATGGATCCATCATTGTATCGCTTCCTGAAGGAGTTTCTGAACCCTTTTCCTATGATTATGATCACAACATAATCTTAAGTGATTGGTACCACGCAAGCACTAATGAACAAGCTGCCGGCCTATCTGCCATACCCTTTGTTTTTGTCGGAGAGCCACAGGTGATTTCTGTAAAATCTAAACTCATATCAACTTTAATTTGTCTTGAATTAGCAAGTGTAGCAATGTTTCTTAGGTAGCTGGTACTGATTTTATGGTAACCATACCTCTTCATTTTTGCTATCCAGTCACTTCTTATATATGGAAGAGGGAAATACAACTGCTCTCTTTCCACTGCTTCAGGCATTGCAGCTGGAGTTTGCAATACCACAAATCCTGAATGCTCTCCTTATTCGCTGACTGTTGTTCCTGGAAAAACATATCGACTGAGGATTGGCAGCTTGACTTCCCTGTCAGCTCttagttttgaaattgaggtaATTTCACAACCTCACTAACTTTCATTTGCTCCAGAAATAATCTGTTTGAATTTGCAATATTCGAGTTCAAAATGTTCATGGTTCTCTCTTATTCTTGTGCAGGGCCATGACATGACTGTTGTAGAAGCGGACGGGAACTATGTAGAACCATTTGCTATAAGAAACCTCTACATCTACTCTGGTGAGACGTACTCTGTGTTAGTAAAAGCTGATCAAGATTCTTCAAGAAACTACTGGGCAACTATTAATGTAGTTGCTCGCAAACCGGCAACACCAACTGGTTTGGCCATTTTCAACTACTATCCAAACCATCCACAAAAGCAGCCTCCAACAGTTCCAACCACAGGGCCTCTTTGGAATGATACAACATCAAGGTTGGCTCAAAGTCTTGCATTTAAGGCTCGTCAAGGTTTCATTAACACCCCTCCTGTCACTTCAGATAGAGTGATCGTGCTTCTAAACACACAAAACAAGATTGATGGCCATTTTAAATGGTCCTTAAACAACCTATCTCTCATACTTCCTCAGACCCCATACCTCATTGCACTTAGAGAAAATTTGACCGATGCATTTGTTCAAGACCCTCCTCCTGATGGATATGACTTCGCAAACTATGACATACATAGTGTGGCAAAAAATGTTAATGCTACTTCAAGCAACCGAATATATAGGCTACGGTTCAATTCAACAGTCGATGTCATCCTACAAAATGCTAATTCTATGACCGTGAACAACAGTGAGACACATCCATGGCATCTTCATgggcatgatttttgggtcctgGGGTACGGTACAGGCAAGTATAACTTGTCTCGTGACTGGAGAAAGTACAATGTGGTCAATCCCATTATGAAGAACACAGCACCTCTGCATCCTTATGGATGGACTGCTCTGAGGTTTAGAGCTGATAATCCAGGTGTTTGGGCCTTTCATTGTCATGTCGAGTCTCATTTCTACATGGGCATGGGTGTGGTGTTCGAAGAAGGGATAGAGAAGGGGGGTGAGTTGCCTTCATCCATTAGGGGATGTGGTGAATCTGAAGGTCACCATCGACCATAGTGtcttcaactaaaaatactacgcattcttttttcttacaataCGAGCAGAGGAGGATCATAGCCCCAAGAACATTTGAATTTCATTGCGATATCGATTGGTTTTGATGTCAATTGCGAGTCGAATGTTTCAGGAGCCCAGAAAAACATCATGCAAAACTTTAATGAATGATTTGCATATGTTCGCCAAAGCCAACTATATGAtcaaaaaaaggggaaaaaaattggAACTTTATTATTCTGAaagactggaaaaaaaaaatgtaactgtgatttattattattatttaattgaaattatattattattattgaacatCTCTAACACCGAACATTGGCTTTCAAggtggatttattttttctttaaattaaacttataaaataattaataaaatgctactaattattttctattcacCGTAATCTTTTCGGACTTGTTTTCATATCTCgcaattcaaaattaatctaataattaattcattataGTAAGTGAATGAATAAATAAGAGTCCCGGTGAAGGAGCGATCAAACGAAACAACAACACAATCTTATGATTATCATAAAGAAATGGATCTATGTAGGCTGCAGCCCAATCTATAACTTATATATTAAGCACAGAGCCCAGAATATTAATTACGAAAAGCCCAAACTCGAACgaactataaaattaaattaagataaaaaagcTCAAATAAGTCGGAAGCTTTGTAgctagaaagaaaaggaaaataaaagccagagagagagagagagagagagttgattTGAGGGCGTTCAGCACAGAATTTCGGGGCTAGCTATtctttatcattaattaatttatgaatcaGGCTGTTGTTTTTGTGGGTACGtaattttctattttggttTCTGCTctgctaattattttttttttaattttctcaacaaATAAAGAATTTGTTTTACTACTATTTTTACTCaacaaaacagaaagaaagaaacaaaaatcagaATTCCTAATAGTTAATAATGCCTTTTATTAGCATCTACTTTCCTATTTAATTTACCGGTATcgatttttttgaaagaaaaaaggtgcGAAATTCGCACTTCAATGTGGTTTCAACTGCACTTTTGTTGTGTaagaattacattttttttttacaagtggGCACACAAATCTTCCAGCTGGTCTTGTAGTTGCCTGATTTGTTTTCAGGTTCTTTCCTGTAAAACCCAACTTGAAAGATCACAAGAGATTGGTACTCTGATGTTTCAATACATATTCCTTGCCAACACTTGCATTTCGACTCTTTCTGTAGCTGATGTAAAATATCGCAACCTCCTGGACTGGGAAATTCCAGATTCTGATTTTTTGTCTTATTCTCAATAAGCAGTGCTTAAATTGGAATGTTATATCTTTGCAGAATACCTATTCTGTACCTTGAGGAAGACACACATGattcttcaattcttgaaagaCTTCTGCTTTACACTTCTTGTCTATTCAATGTTGATAGCATTCCTGGTAGATGCTTGGTTAGAAGAGGAGCTTGATTCTCTCCAGATTGGAGTCCAAAGACATGGGCAGGGGAATCAGGAAGCAATACTTGGGGGCTGCACAAGACTTAGCGCAAAGGTGGAAGAAAGATAGGCTTCAACCCTGGAGAATTCGGCAACCATGGATCAACCTGCTCGCCTTCTGGTATGTCTAGGGATGCAATTGATCCAAGGGTCAACTGGGAGCCAGGACTACCTTACCATCTTCCGGGTATCAGCTGCCTTCAGTTTAGAGGAAGATAGCTATATAGATTCTTTTTCAATGGAGAGAATAAATTATGTGAGTGAAGAATTCCAAATGATATGCAGGGAACAGAAAGTTTATTTGGCACTTTCTTGaatttatgaaatgaaattttcaaTGGCTTCATAGCAGAAGAAGTTTGGTAAATGGAGAAGCAAGATACTGTATATGGATGATCTTGACAAAGATACGGCAGGTGGAGTAATTAAGATGCATTGAGATTGCTTCATGGTACTTATAAGGCTAGAGAGACTACCATGTTAGACCCTATTCTTACACATAGTTCAAGTCACCATTCTATGGGGTCCAACTGCCTTTGGGTCAGAGAGAAAGGGTTCAGCACAACCCGCTTCAAATGGGTCGAGCTTCCAGTGATGAGAAAGGTCTGGTTGAACGTGATAACTCGCATGAGATTGAATCAGACTTCTCTTACAAGGAGGTGTGACGAGAAAGCATCACTAGAGAGAATTTTATTGAATGACTCTGGAATGCTATAATCATCTTCGGACTTCAATGTTATGGAATGATAATAAGTTTGGCTGGGGTTACTGGAAAGGATTAACATGAGAAGCTCCTCAGAAACATTGTTAGATTGATGGAAAAAGTTGGAGCAGATGCTCTGCACATTCATGGTTTTGGAGGTTTGAAGA includes:
- the LOC7492954 gene encoding phosphoglycerate kinase, cytosolic produces the protein MATKKSVSSLKETDLKGKRVFVRVDLNVPLDDNFNITDDTRIRAAVPTIKYLMDHGARVILCSHLGRPKGVTPKYSLKPLVPRLSELLGVEVKIANDCIGEEVEKLVAEIPGGGVLLLENVRFHKEEEKNDPEFAKKLASLAEVYVNDAFGTAHRAHASTEGVAKYLKPAVAGFLMQKELDYLVGAVANPKKPFAAIVGGSKVSSKIGVIESLLEKVDFLFLGGGMIFTFYKAQGYSVGSSLVEEDKLDLATSLIEKAKVKGVKLLLPTDVVVADKFAPDANSKVVPASEIADGWMGLDIGPDSIKTFSEALDTTKTIIWNGPMGVFEFEKFAAGTEAIAWKLAELSGKGVTTIIGGGDSVAAVEKVGLADKMSHISTGGGASLELLEGKPLPGVLALDDA
- the LOC7492955 gene encoding L-ascorbate oxidase — encoded protein: MIEPVESKGYFVRLLTLFHLICLINFSSVEARTRHHKWEVKYEYKSPDCYKKLIITINGRSPGPTIFAQQGDTVVVELKNSLWTENVAVHWHGIRQLGTPWSDGTEGVTQCPILPGETFIYKFVVDRAGTYLYHGHYGMQRAAGLYGSIIVSLPEGVSEPFSYDYDHNIILSDWYHASTNEQAAGLSAIPFVFVGEPQSLLIYGRGKYNCSLSTASGIAAGVCNTTNPECSPYSLTVVPGKTYRLRIGSLTSLSALSFEIEGHDMTVVEADGNYVEPFAIRNLYIYSGETYSVLVKADQDSSRNYWATINVVARKPATPTGLAIFNYYPNHPQKQPPTVPTTGPLWNDTTSRLAQSLAFKARQGFINTPPVTSDRVIVLLNTQNKIDGHFKWSLNNLSLILPQTPYLIALRENLTDAFVQDPPPDGYDFANYDIHSVAKNVNATSSNRIYRLRFNSTVDVILQNANSMTVNNSETHPWHLHGHDFWVLGYGTGKYNLSRDWRKYNVVNPIMKNTAPLHPYGWTALRFRADNPGVWAFHCHVESHFYMGMGVVFEEGIEKGGELPSSIRGCGESEGHHRP